ACTAAGGTTCAATTACCGTAGAATTTTTGACTTCTTTGATCATGAAGGAGCTTTGCGTGCTCGCAATGTGCTGCAGATTCGTCAACTTACTGACCATAAAATCCCGGTATTCCTCAATATCCCGAACACAAATTTTTAAGATGTAATCATGATCGCCGGATACATGAAAACATTCCAGCACTTCGGGAAACTGAATGATCTCTTTTTCGAACTGAGAAATGTATTCTTTTTTATGCTGCGCCAAACGCACATGACATAACACG
This DNA window, taken from Kaistella carnis, encodes the following:
- a CDS encoding Lrp/AsnC family transcriptional regulator; the encoded protein is MLDSKDKKLLILLQNDSKKTTKQLAGELDLSVTAVFERIKKLEKQQVIDKYVALVDKTKLHKSFIVLCHVRLAQHKKEYISQFEKEIIQFPEVLECFHVSGDHDYILKICVRDIEEYRDFMVSKLTNLQHIASTQSSFMIKEVKNSTVIEP